Proteins found in one Campylobacter concisus genomic segment:
- a CDS encoding ABC-F family ATP-binding cassette domain-containing protein, with translation MLEVRGLTQRFASSLLFEDVNLKLNRHNRYGLIGANGAGKSTFLKILSGAIEPTSGEIIIENGLKVGVLGQDQFAFENFTLKDAVLYGNKRLYDAVKEKEKLYMSEEFTDEINERLSELEMISAEEDPSYEYETRIEKILSSLGLNEFDKLMSEVENSDKVKVLLAQVLFPKPDILFLDEPTNNLDIDAIAWLENELNRHEGTLVVISHDRHFLNRVCTNILDVDFKKIREFSGNYDDWYMAANLIAKQHEMERDKKLKEKEELEKFIARFSANASKAKQSTSRAKQLEKLDIAEIAVSSRRDPSILFRANREIGNELIELKNVSKKFDDKVIFENFNFKLEKGDKLAIIGHNGVGKSTLCKIIMGEIKPDAGEVHIGATIELGYFAQDTVNKIDGELKLYEYLQDAKNKDIDEIRKCLGRMLFSGAEQEKAVGALSGGEKHRVRLAQLMLHRPNLLVMDEPNNHLDLEAIIALGEAFYNFNGSVICVSHDRELIDAFANRILHLKGNGEVVDFKGTYEEYRANLGLES, from the coding sequence ATGTTAGAAGTTAGGGGACTTACTCAAAGATTTGCAAGCAGTTTGCTATTTGAGGATGTAAATTTAAAGCTAAATCGCCACAATAGATACGGACTAATCGGTGCAAATGGCGCTGGTAAATCGACATTTTTAAAAATTTTAAGCGGAGCTATCGAGCCAACTAGCGGCGAGATCATCATAGAAAATGGACTAAAGGTTGGCGTGCTTGGGCAAGATCAGTTTGCGTTTGAAAATTTCACGCTAAAAGATGCCGTGCTTTATGGCAACAAGCGCCTATATGACGCTGTAAAAGAGAAAGAGAAGCTCTATATGAGCGAGGAATTTACAGATGAGATAAATGAGCGCTTAAGTGAGCTTGAGATGATAAGTGCTGAAGAAGACCCAAGCTACGAGTACGAGACTAGGATAGAAAAAATCCTAAGCTCGCTTGGGCTAAATGAATTTGACAAGCTTATGAGCGAGGTCGAAAACTCAGATAAAGTTAAGGTTTTGCTAGCTCAAGTGCTATTTCCAAAGCCAGACATCTTGTTCTTAGACGAGCCGACAAACAACCTTGACATAGACGCGATCGCATGGCTAGAAAACGAGCTAAACCGCCACGAGGGCACACTTGTGGTTATCAGTCACGATAGGCATTTTTTAAATAGAGTTTGCACAAACATTTTGGATGTGGATTTTAAGAAAATTCGCGAGTTTTCAGGCAACTACGATGATTGGTATATGGCTGCAAATTTGATCGCAAAGCAGCATGAGATGGAGCGTGACAAGAAGCTAAAAGAGAAAGAGGAGCTGGAGAAATTTATCGCGAGATTTTCAGCAAATGCGAGCAAGGCAAAGCAGTCAACTTCACGTGCAAAACAGCTTGAAAAGCTTGATATCGCAGAGATCGCAGTATCAAGTAGGCGTGATCCTAGCATACTTTTTCGTGCAAACCGTGAGATAGGAAACGAGCTAATAGAGCTTAAAAATGTAAGTAAGAAATTTGATGATAAGGTGATATTTGAAAATTTTAACTTTAAGCTTGAAAAGGGCGACAAGCTAGCCATCATCGGTCATAACGGCGTTGGTAAAAGCACACTTTGTAAGATCATAATGGGCGAGATAAAACCTGACGCGGGCGAGGTGCATATAGGCGCGACCATCGAGCTAGGATATTTTGCGCAAGATACGGTAAATAAGATAGATGGCGAGCTAAAGCTTTATGAGTACTTGCAAGATGCTAAAAACAAGGACATAGACGAGATCAGAAAGTGCCTTGGTAGGATGCTCTTTAGCGGTGCCGAGCAAGAAAAGGCAGTTGGCGCGCTAAGTGGTGGCGAAAAACACCGAGTAAGACTAGCTCAGCTTATGCTTCATAGGCCAAATTTACTTGTCATGGATGAGCCAAATAACCACCTAGACCTTGAAGCTATCATCGCGCTTGGTGAGGCGTTTTATAACTTTAATGGCTCAGTTATCTGCGTGAGCCACGACAGGGAGCTAATAGACGCCTTTGCAAATAGAATTTTGCATCTAAAAGGCAATGGCGAAGTGGTTGATTTTAAAGGCACATATGAAGAATACAGAGCAAATTTGGGGCTTGAGAGCTAA
- the phsA gene encoding thiosulfate reductase PhsA, translating to MSLNRREFLKFGAGVSMVASSLPGGALENAAKQDEKYVRSFCEMCSSRCPIEAKVVDNKICFLSGNPKAGGTATSLCARGGSGFSQLYDENRVKKPLIRVGERGENKWREASWDEALDLVASKMLEIKQKYGPESFVFTCKSSQTHKLMVNFASSYGSPNCFSHFSCCPITYQMVCEQMYGIAKLKRDFANAKYVVNFGHNLFEGIVIADAKKLAKFAAKKDTKLLVLEPRFSVVASKADEWLPVRPGTDLAFVLAIINTWIQNGTYDKEFIEKFTTGFDEIVKSVEGKTPEWQETITGIKASDVRRIADEIYKAAPRVIFDFGHKTTTTKAEYMRTKAIMVANAMMGNWEVKGGLFGGKNAKTFNKLVGEDKFPVLKNPDDKFKVPKVTRLDFAGETGRHKFVSRKHGVLMDINDAILSEKPYAIKGWFNIRFNHLINVAETMKSIEAMKKLDFIVVSDVYLNDMATFADVILPESSYLERDEGIEDKSGLKPAYMIRNKVIDPVGDTRDGAFIFRELARRMKIDELYTWNDIREFRMQQAGGDVNLLATLEKDGFITWDEPGILFREKGMIDKFVAKYPVASKFVGENGLMDDMAKLKTKSGKIELFLPDVEAQFAGYGALNDKDMDTFDGHELCLTCGKTPVHTNGHTQAVPFLNDLMSDSPIWINPNTAKKQNLRDGDMVLVKNKFGEQKGKLMVTEGIREDTLFIYHGFGHITPGLKSIDHVGLNTSVLLDPAEGPVAATMVTNVGVSISKA from the coding sequence ATGAGCTTAAATAGACGAGAATTTTTAAAATTTGGTGCTGGAGTTAGTATGGTTGCATCGTCCTTACCGGGTGGTGCTTTGGAAAATGCTGCAAAGCAAGATGAGAAGTACGTCCGTAGCTTTTGCGAGATGTGCTCTTCAAGATGCCCTATTGAAGCAAAGGTCGTTGATAATAAAATTTGCTTCTTAAGCGGTAATCCAAAAGCTGGTGGTACGGCAACTTCGCTTTGCGCAAGAGGTGGCTCTGGTTTTAGTCAGCTTTATGACGAAAATAGAGTCAAAAAGCCTTTGATCAGGGTTGGTGAGAGAGGAGAAAATAAGTGGCGTGAAGCTAGCTGGGACGAGGCACTTGATCTAGTTGCTTCAAAAATGCTTGAGATCAAGCAAAAGTATGGCCCTGAAAGCTTCGTTTTTACCTGTAAAAGCTCGCAAACGCATAAGCTAATGGTAAATTTTGCCTCATCTTACGGCTCGCCAAACTGCTTTTCACACTTTTCGTGCTGTCCGATCACCTATCAAATGGTCTGCGAGCAGATGTATGGCATCGCTAAGCTAAAAAGAGACTTTGCAAATGCAAAATACGTTGTAAATTTTGGCCACAATCTTTTTGAAGGCATAGTTATAGCCGATGCTAAAAAGCTTGCTAAATTTGCGGCTAAAAAAGATACAAAGCTACTTGTGCTTGAGCCAAGATTTAGCGTGGTGGCTTCAAAGGCTGATGAGTGGTTGCCAGTTAGACCTGGTACTGACCTAGCTTTTGTGCTAGCTATCATAAATACATGGATACAAAATGGCACTTACGATAAAGAATTTATTGAAAAATTTACAACCGGCTTTGATGAGATCGTTAAAAGCGTAGAGGGCAAAACGCCTGAATGGCAAGAGACAATCACTGGCATAAAAGCAAGTGATGTTAGGCGAATCGCTGATGAAATTTATAAAGCTGCCCCAAGAGTTATTTTTGATTTTGGTCATAAGACAACCACCACAAAAGCTGAATATATGAGGACAAAGGCCATCATGGTGGCAAATGCGATGATGGGCAACTGGGAGGTCAAAGGTGGTCTTTTTGGTGGTAAAAATGCTAAAACCTTTAACAAACTAGTTGGCGAGGATAAATTTCCAGTTCTTAAAAATCCAGATGATAAATTTAAAGTACCAAAAGTCACTAGACTAGACTTTGCTGGCGAGACTGGTAGGCATAAATTTGTAAGCAGAAAACATGGCGTTTTGATGGATATAAATGACGCTATCTTAAGCGAGAAACCATACGCCATAAAAGGCTGGTTTAACATTCGCTTTAATCACCTAATAAATGTTGCTGAGACGATGAAGAGCATAGAGGCGATGAAGAAGCTTGATTTTATCGTGGTAAGTGATGTTTATCTAAACGATATGGCGACCTTTGCTGATGTCATCTTGCCTGAGAGTAGCTACCTAGAGCGCGACGAGGGCATAGAGGATAAGTCAGGTCTAAAGCCAGCTTATATGATAAGAAATAAAGTTATTGATCCAGTTGGCGACACAAGAGATGGGGCGTTTATCTTTAGAGAGCTAGCACGCCGCATGAAGATAGATGAGCTTTATACTTGGAACGACATACGTGAGTTTAGGATGCAACAAGCTGGCGGAGATGTAAATTTACTTGCTACGCTGGAAAAAGATGGCTTTATCACGTGGGATGAGCCGGGAATTTTGTTTAGAGAAAAGGGCATGATCGATAAATTTGTCGCTAAATATCCAGTCGCATCTAAATTTGTAGGCGAAAATGGTCTAATGGATGATATGGCTAAGCTTAAAACAAAAAGCGGCAAGATAGAGCTATTTTTACCTGATGTTGAAGCGCAGTTCGCAGGATATGGCGCGCTAAATGACAAAGATATGGATACATTTGACGGACACGAGCTTTGCTTAACCTGTGGCAAAACGCCTGTCCATACTAACGGCCACACCCAAGCAGTGCCATTTTTAAATGACCTCATGAGCGATAGCCCTATCTGGATCAATCCAAACACCGCTAAAAAGCAAAATTTACGTGACGGCGACATGGTTTTGGTCAAAAATAAATTTGGCGAGCAAAAGGGCAAGCTTATGGTGACTGAGGGCATTAGAGAAGATACGCTCTTTATCTATCACGGCTTTGGACACATCACGCCAGGCCTTAAGAGCATAGATCACGTGGGACTTAACACAAGCGTGCTTCTTGATCCAGCTGAGGGTCCGGTGGCTGCGACTATGGTTACAAATGTTGGCGTTAGCATAAGTAAAGCGTAA
- a CDS encoding glucose-6-phosphate isomerase — MIETSFKFNFASSEVIDSYAKRINDEYESGEIGYYHLPVLGQNLLGEIEEYEKGLAYIKNVVLVGIGGSSLGVKALKSMLNGTKGIKRELLFLDNVDPCSYKSALSGLKFDETLFIISSKSGNTIETITIFKCLLDDFKPQNLGKNFLIITDPGTNLENFAKENRIKFFNIPKNVGGRFSVLSAIGLVPLGICGYDIKALLEGALACKEQYIEQKDSSIVAKAYHYATSRNASINVIFSYCDRFFEFNDWYVQLWAESLGKKRGYKRVGLTPVGLVGSRDQHSFLQLIMDGVKDKSVTFIKIKDHASDKTIPNLSLKGLEGCDFVAGLSLNELINLQCDATVMALMQEGISVDTITLERLDEFHAGWLIFYYELLTSATGIMLGINTYDQPGVEIGKRILKTMLLK, encoded by the coding sequence ATGATAGAGACTTCATTTAAATTTAACTTTGCAAGCAGCGAGGTCATCGACTCCTACGCCAAACGCATAAACGACGAATACGAAAGCGGCGAGATAGGCTACTACCACCTGCCAGTGCTCGGGCAAAATTTACTTGGCGAGATCGAGGAGTATGAAAAGGGGCTAGCTTATATCAAAAATGTAGTACTTGTTGGCATTGGCGGCAGCAGTCTTGGCGTAAAGGCGCTAAAATCAATGCTTAATGGCACAAAGGGGATAAAAAGAGAGCTTTTATTTTTAGATAACGTCGATCCTTGCAGCTACAAAAGCGCACTTAGTGGGCTAAAATTTGACGAGACACTTTTTATAATAAGCTCAAAATCAGGCAACACGATCGAGACGATTACTATTTTTAAGTGCTTGCTTGATGACTTTAAACCTCAAAATTTAGGCAAAAATTTCCTCATCATAACTGATCCTGGGACAAATTTAGAAAATTTTGCCAAAGAAAATAGGATTAAATTTTTCAATATCCCAAAAAACGTTGGCGGGAGATTTAGTGTATTAAGTGCGATCGGCCTTGTGCCTCTTGGTATTTGTGGCTACGATATAAAGGCACTACTGGAGGGCGCGCTTGCTTGCAAGGAGCAATACATCGAGCAAAAAGATAGCTCCATAGTCGCTAAAGCCTACCACTACGCCACTAGCAGAAATGCCAGTATAAATGTCATTTTTAGCTATTGCGATAGATTTTTTGAATTTAACGACTGGTACGTGCAGCTGTGGGCGGAGAGCCTTGGTAAAAAAAGAGGCTATAAAAGGGTCGGCCTTACACCAGTTGGACTTGTCGGTAGTCGCGATCAGCACAGCTTTTTGCAGCTTATAATGGACGGCGTAAAAGATAAGAGCGTGACATTTATAAAGATAAAAGATCACGCAAGCGACAAGACTATTCCAAATTTAAGCCTAAAAGGGCTTGAAGGGTGCGATTTTGTGGCAGGTCTAAGCCTAAATGAGCTTATAAATTTACAGTGCGACGCGACAGTTATGGCACTGATGCAAGAGGGCATAAGTGTCGATACTATCACGCTTGAGAGGCTTGATGAGTTTCACGCTGGCTGGCTCATTTTTTACTACGAGCTACTAACCTCGGCCACTGGTATCATGCTAGGCATCAACACCTACGATCAGCCAGGCGTTGAGATAGGAAAACGTATCCTAAAAACCATGCTTTTAAAGTAG
- the nrfD gene encoding NrfD/PsrC family molybdoenzyme membrane anchor subunit, producing MNNMSGSLAQYTEIYWGWPIAFYLFLAGLSAGASIVAVLISNKFGKDNYYFKAAALIAPVAIVLGLALLVLDLGKPLSFYWILLLYNFDSVMSIGVALLLVYTPLSVIYALGAFKNEIAMLKISLFDVVANLASKLSSLLEILLFILGIGVGAYTGFLLSAAHKITLWNTSVLPVLFLVSGLSCAGAFTLLVGVLKDKAKRQNDIAHYLLKFDFFAIIAEFLLIVALFMVVKGASTSGAQSVANALSVNSLGLMFYVGVIGFGMALPIILDLSVLKVHDFKREFAVINALFVICGVFLLRCYIVYAGQIFI from the coding sequence ATGAATAACATGTCAGGAAGCCTAGCTCAATACACAGAAATTTACTGGGGCTGGCCGATAGCTTTTTATCTATTTTTAGCAGGACTTAGTGCAGGTGCTAGCATCGTTGCTGTGCTTATCTCAAATAAATTTGGCAAGGATAACTACTACTTTAAAGCAGCCGCTCTTATCGCTCCAGTGGCGATCGTCCTTGGACTTGCTCTTTTGGTGCTTGATCTTGGCAAGCCGCTTAGCTTTTACTGGATACTTCTGCTTTACAACTTCGACTCAGTCATGTCAATAGGTGTTGCACTGCTTCTAGTTTATACGCCTCTTAGCGTTATATACGCGCTTGGCGCATTTAAAAACGAGATCGCAATGCTTAAAATTTCTCTTTTTGACGTGGTTGCAAATTTAGCTAGCAAGCTTTCAAGCCTACTTGAAATTTTGCTTTTTATCCTAGGTATTGGCGTTGGTGCATATACAGGCTTTTTACTAAGTGCAGCTCATAAGATCACACTTTGGAATACATCAGTCTTGCCGGTATTATTTTTAGTATCAGGCTTGAGCTGTGCTGGTGCATTTACGTTACTTGTTGGCGTGCTAAAAGATAAGGCAAAAAGGCAAAACGATATTGCACACTATTTATTAAAATTTGATTTTTTTGCAATTATTGCCGAGTTTTTGCTCATAGTTGCTCTTTTTATGGTTGTAAAAGGTGCAAGCACAAGTGGTGCGCAGAGCGTAGCAAACGCACTTAGCGTAAATTCTCTTGGGCTAATGTTTTATGTTGGCGTCATTGGTTTTGGTATGGCTTTGCCTATTATTTTAGACTTAAGCGTTTTAAAGGTGCATGATTTTAAACGCGAATTTGCCGTGATCAACGCATTATTCGTAATATGTGGCGTCTTTTTGCTAAGGTGTTACATTGTCTATGCGGGGCAAATTTTTATTTAA
- a CDS encoding DUF1287 domain-containing protein, which yields MKKFLLLALFATQIFAFSASKFVNDARSQIGVTLSYDPSYERLAYPMGDVDIKKGVCTDVVVRALRHQDMDLQRLIFEDMSRNFASYPKKWGLKKADKNIDHRRVLNIATYLKRKGFEVRDDKFLPGDIVTWMLPRNLPHIGVISDKFEGQTPLVIHNIGSGVQEENILYSYKITGHFRLK from the coding sequence ATGAAGAAATTTCTACTTTTGGCTCTTTTTGCCACGCAAATTTTTGCCTTTTCGGCGAGTAAATTTGTAAATGACGCTAGGTCGCAGATCGGTGTGACGCTAAGTTACGATCCAAGCTACGAAAGGCTCGCCTATCCTATGGGCGACGTGGATATCAAAAAGGGCGTTTGCACAGACGTTGTGGTAAGGGCGCTACGTCATCAGGATATGGATCTGCAAAGGCTCATTTTTGAAGATATGAGTAGAAATTTTGCAAGCTATCCTAAAAAATGGGGACTTAAAAAGGCTGATAAAAACATCGATCACAGGCGTGTTTTAAACATCGCTACCTATCTAAAAAGAAAAGGTTTTGAGGTGAGAGATGATAAATTTCTGCCAGGGGATATCGTCACATGGATGCTACCAAGAAATCTACCTCACATCGGTGTGATCTCAGATAAATTTGAAGGACAAACGCCGCTTGTCATCCACAATATCGGCTCTGGCGTGCAAGAAGAAAACATACTTTATAGCTACAAGATCACAGGGCATTTTAGACTAAAGTAG
- a CDS encoding aspartate ammonia-lyase, translating into MATRKEHDFIGELEISDDFYYGIQTFRATENFHMSGRTLKEYPYFVKAFAQIKKAAALANKEVGVLDPKIADTLAKAADRVIAGEFLDQFVVDMVQGGAGTSTNMNANEVITNIALESMGHKKGEYQYIHPNDHTNLGQSTNDTYPSSIKVATYAKLTDLLAAMNLLKDELDKKAKDFKDIIKMGRTELEDAVPTTLGNTFNAFASYIKSDIEKITAARESMTYLNMGATAIGTGINCHPDYKNVVVKKLKDITGVDFKKADDFIAATQDTADFVHVSGALKTAAVRLSKIANDLRLMNSGPRCGLGEINLPQMQPGSSIMPGKVNPVIAEVVGEACYEVIGNDVTIMLCSERGEFELNAFEPGIAYALFNSIFILENAMKTLAEKAVRKLTANPEACLKSVLGSVGIVTAFNPYIGYEKSASIAKEALQTGKAVGDICLERGYLSKEEIDKILEPKNMLNPSMVR; encoded by the coding sequence ATGGCAACCAGAAAAGAACACGATTTTATAGGTGAGTTGGAAATCTCTGACGATTTTTATTATGGTATCCAAACATTTAGAGCTACCGAAAATTTTCACATGAGTGGTAGAACTTTAAAAGAGTATCCATATTTTGTAAAAGCATTTGCACAAATCAAAAAAGCAGCTGCACTTGCAAATAAAGAGGTTGGCGTTTTAGATCCTAAGATCGCTGATACTCTAGCAAAAGCCGCTGATAGAGTAATAGCTGGTGAGTTTTTAGATCAATTTGTGGTTGATATGGTTCAAGGTGGTGCTGGAACAAGTACAAACATGAATGCAAACGAGGTTATTACAAATATCGCACTTGAGAGCATGGGTCATAAAAAAGGTGAGTATCAATACATCCATCCTAACGATCATACAAACCTTGGACAAAGCACAAACGACACTTACCCAAGCTCAATAAAAGTAGCAACTTACGCAAAACTTACTGATTTGCTTGCTGCGATGAATCTGCTAAAAGATGAACTTGATAAAAAAGCAAAAGATTTTAAAGATATCATTAAAATGGGTAGAACTGAGCTTGAAGACGCAGTTCCTACAACACTTGGAAATACATTTAATGCATTTGCAAGCTACATTAAGAGCGATATAGAAAAGATCACAGCTGCACGCGAGTCAATGACATATCTAAATATGGGTGCAACTGCGATTGGTACAGGTATTAACTGCCACCCTGATTATAAAAATGTAGTTGTTAAAAAGTTAAAAGATATCACTGGTGTCGATTTCAAAAAAGCTGATGATTTCATCGCAGCTACACAAGATACAGCAGACTTTGTTCACGTAAGTGGTGCGTTAAAAACTGCAGCTGTCCGCCTAAGCAAGATCGCAAACGACCTTCGTTTGATGAATTCAGGCCCAAGATGCGGTCTTGGTGAGATAAATTTACCGCAAATGCAACCAGGCAGCTCAATCATGCCAGGCAAAGTAAACCCAGTTATCGCTGAGGTTGTAGGCGAAGCGTGCTATGAAGTAATCGGTAACGACGTAACTATCATGCTTTGCTCAGAAAGAGGCGAATTTGAGCTAAATGCGTTTGAGCCAGGCATCGCTTATGCGCTATTTAACTCTATATTTATCCTTGAAAATGCGATGAAAACACTAGCTGAAAAAGCTGTAAGAAAACTAACAGCAAATCCTGAAGCTTGCTTAAAATCAGTTCTAGGCTCAGTTGGTATCGTAACTGCGTTTAACCCATACATCGGTTACGAAAAATCAGCAAGTATTGCTAAAGAAGCTTTGCAAACTGGTAAAGCAGTTGGTGATATCTGCCTAGAGAGAGGTTATCTAAGCAAAGAAGAGATCGATAAAATTTTAGAGCCAAAAAATATGCTAAATCCAAGCATGGTTAGGTAA
- a CDS encoding 4Fe-4S dicluster domain-containing protein yields MKKYMMIHDENLCIGCQGCSVACRSANNVPRGLYRFQVHAKMSGTFPNLKTDFLRQSCVMCEDAPCVEVCPTGASFKTADGVTLLDHRICVSCKYCILACPYDARYVLPDGEIGKCTFCYESRLEEGKDPACVSVCPTNALTFGDVNDENSKISKKLKESKYYLPKAELNTKPSLAMIANTKGAHHE; encoded by the coding sequence ATGAAAAAATATATGATGATACATGATGAAAATTTATGCATCGGCTGTCAAGGCTGCTCAGTAGCTTGCAGAAGTGCAAACAACGTGCCAAGGGGACTTTACCGCTTTCAGGTGCATGCAAAGATGAGTGGGACATTTCCAAATTTAAAGACTGACTTTTTACGTCAAAGCTGCGTTATGTGCGAAGATGCACCTTGTGTTGAGGTTTGCCCAACTGGCGCTAGCTTTAAAACTGCTGATGGCGTGACGCTGCTTGATCACAGAATTTGCGTTAGTTGCAAGTACTGCATCCTAGCCTGTCCATACGACGCTCGCTATGTCTTGCCAGATGGCGAGATAGGTAAATGCACATTTTGCTATGAGAGCAGGCTAGAAGAGGGCAAAGACCCAGCTTGTGTTAGCGTCTGCCCTACAAATGCCCTAACTTTTGGCGATGTAAATGATGAAAACTCTAAAATTTCAAAGAAACTAAAAGAGAGCAAATACTACTTGCCAAAAGCGGAGCTAAATACAAAACCTTCACTTGCGATGATCGCAAATACAAAAGGAGCACACCATGAATAA
- a CDS encoding anaerobic C4-dicarboxylate transporter — protein sequence MDISLILQLIVLFGAIFLGVRLGGMAIGYAGGIGVVVLTLGLGLKAGSIPWDVILIIMSVIAAITAMQVAGGLDYLVQIAEGILRKHPKYINFLAPVVTYLLTVFAGTGHTAFSMIPVITEVAKTQNIKPSAPLSIAVVASQIAITASPVSAAVVFMAGEHALGGLGISYPLLLAIWIPTTFIGCMLTALVINIFYNLDLSSDKEYQRRLKEGLIKDVKIEEKKELPKGAKLSVLIFLVGVISVVLYATAISKNVGWIKPSYVTGYEKIYETKSPDKFNELVAKDIKIKTDSATNVKYVEDPDKPTKVLVLTRDNAIMSFMLVIATLITLTCGVKVDKLFNTATFKSGMTACVCVLGVAWLGDTFVVNHTDAIKNFAGDFVKDYPFMLAVALFFASMLLYSQAATAKALIPTVIAALGLTAANNGDAYILVASFAAVSALFVLPTYPTLLGAVQMDDTGTTRIGKYIFNHSFFIPGVLAIAFSVALGFLIAPILL from the coding sequence ATGGATATTTCATTGATATTACAGTTGATCGTACTCTTTGGTGCGATATTCTTGGGTGTTAGACTAGGCGGTATGGCCATTGGTTATGCTGGTGGCATTGGCGTCGTAGTTTTAACTTTAGGACTTGGATTAAAAGCAGGTAGTATACCTTGGGATGTTATTTTAATCATTATGTCCGTTATAGCTGCTATTACAGCGATGCAAGTAGCTGGTGGCCTTGATTATTTGGTGCAAATAGCCGAAGGGATACTAAGAAAACATCCAAAATATATAAATTTCTTAGCCCCGGTCGTTACTTACTTGCTAACTGTATTTGCCGGTACTGGACACACAGCATTTTCTATGATTCCAGTTATTACCGAAGTTGCAAAGACACAAAATATTAAGCCTAGCGCGCCTCTTAGTATAGCTGTTGTTGCTAGTCAGATAGCTATTACTGCAAGCCCGGTTTCAGCAGCGGTTGTATTTATGGCTGGTGAGCATGCCTTGGGCGGACTTGGCATTAGCTATCCATTACTATTAGCTATCTGGATACCTACAACTTTTATTGGTTGTATGCTAACAGCTCTTGTTATAAATATATTTTATAATCTTGATCTAAGTAGCGATAAAGAGTATCAAAGAAGACTTAAAGAGGGGCTAATCAAAGATGTTAAAATCGAAGAGAAAAAAGAGCTTCCAAAAGGAGCTAAACTATCTGTTTTAATATTCCTAGTTGGCGTTATCTCTGTCGTTTTATATGCTACTGCTATTAGTAAAAATGTAGGTTGGATAAAACCAAGCTATGTAACAGGCTATGAAAAGATTTATGAGACCAAAAGTCCAGATAAATTTAATGAACTAGTCGCAAAAGATATAAAAATCAAAACTGACTCAGCTACTAATGTAAAATATGTAGAAGATCCAGATAAACCTACAAAGGTGTTGGTATTAACTAGAGATAACGCTATTATGAGCTTTATGCTAGTTATCGCTACTTTAATCACACTAACTTGTGGCGTTAAAGTCGATAAGCTATTTAATACAGCTACATTTAAAAGCGGTATGACCGCGTGCGTCTGCGTGCTAGGTGTAGCGTGGCTTGGAGATACTTTCGTGGTAAATCACACCGATGCGATCAAAAATTTTGCCGGCGATTTTGTTAAAGACTATCCGTTTATGCTAGCTGTTGCGCTATTTTTTGCTAGTATGCTTCTTTATTCTCAAGCTGCTACCGCAAAGGCTCTTATTCCTACAGTTATAGCCGCACTTGGTTTAACTGCTGCAAATAACGGTGACGCATATATTTTGGTTGCATCATTTGCTGCAGTTTCAGCATTATTTGTGCTACCAACATATCCGACACTACTTGGAGCCGTTCAAATGGATGATACTGGAACAACTAGGATAGGTAAATATATATTCAACCACTCCTTTTTTATTCCAGGCGTTTTAGCTATTGCTTTTTCTGTTGCACTTGGATTTTTGATAGCTCCGATACTTTTATAA